A window of the Coprobacter fastidiosus genome harbors these coding sequences:
- a CDS encoding M28 family peptidase gives MSINMFNRKRMFVPLLCVAGLLLFQLVSCKNKTVSSSVQESVPVVDVPVFNADSAYSYMQKQVDFGYRIPNTPEHLATASYLASELNRHGAEVQVQDADVVAFDGTVLHAKNIIGIFSPEKTDRILLFAHWDSRPFADNDPDEANHRKPVLGANDGASGVGALLEIARQIGMKSPQVGVDIIFFDAEDYGQPYFSTHSEVQDSWALGTQYWVRRPHRPGYRARFGILLDMVGGENAVFAREKASLQYAPGIVDKVWKKAQSLGYGKYFSDNEGGYIIDDHVYVNKMGIPSIDIIQYDASSDSGFNPQWHTVHDTMDHIDKETLKAVGQTVLAVIYNE, from the coding sequence ATGTCTATAAATATGTTTAACCGAAAACGAATGTTCGTCCCTCTTCTCTGTGTAGCGGGACTATTACTGTTTCAATTGGTTTCTTGTAAAAATAAAACTGTTTCGTCATCTGTTCAAGAGAGTGTCCCTGTTGTCGATGTCCCTGTTTTTAATGCAGATAGTGCGTATTCATATATGCAAAAGCAAGTAGATTTTGGGTATCGAATACCCAATACTCCGGAACATTTGGCTACGGCTTCTTATCTGGCTTCGGAATTGAACCGTCATGGTGCAGAGGTACAGGTGCAGGATGCAGATGTGGTTGCTTTTGACGGGACTGTATTGCATGCGAAGAACATAATAGGAATTTTTAGTCCTGAGAAAACGGATCGAATATTGCTGTTCGCACATTGGGATAGTCGTCCTTTTGCCGATAATGATCCGGATGAGGCGAACCATCGGAAGCCTGTTTTGGGGGCTAACGATGGAGCTAGTGGTGTAGGAGCTTTGCTTGAAATTGCCCGGCAGATCGGAATGAAGTCTCCTCAAGTGGGTGTAGATATTATTTTTTTCGATGCAGAAGATTACGGTCAACCCTATTTTTCGACTCATTCTGAAGTGCAGGATTCTTGGGCATTGGGTACTCAATATTGGGTGCGTCGCCCGCATCGTCCCGGTTATCGGGCACGTTTCGGAATTTTGTTGGATATGGTAGGCGGGGAAAATGCTGTTTTTGCTCGTGAAAAAGCTTCATTACAGTATGCTCCGGGGATTGTTGATAAAGTTTGGAAGAAAGCACAGTCTTTAGGTTATGGGAAATATTTTTCCGATAATGAGGGGGGATACATTATCGATGATCATGTATATGTTAATAAAATGGGCATTCCGAGTATCGATATAATACAGTATGATGCATCTTCTGATTCGGGATTTAATCCGCAGTGGCATACGGTACACGATACGATGGATCATATCGATAAGGAGACTTTAAAGGCTGTCGGACAGACTGTATTGGCAGTTATATATAATGAGTAA
- a CDS encoding SufE family protein, translated as MKTINELQDEIVEEFSAFDDWMDKYALLIDLGNSLKPLDEKYKTENNLIEGCQSRVWLQADYKDGKVFFQGESDAVIVKGLVSLLINVLSGHTPDEILNSELYFIEKIGLKEHLSPTRSNGLLSMVKQMHLYALAFKVKNEK; from the coding sequence ATGAAAACTATAAATGAATTACAGGATGAAATTGTAGAAGAGTTCTCGGCTTTTGACGATTGGATGGACAAATATGCTTTGTTGATCGACTTGGGCAACTCTTTGAAACCTTTGGATGAAAAATATAAAACCGAGAATAATCTGATTGAAGGATGCCAGAGCCGCGTGTGGCTACAGGCTGATTATAAAGATGGAAAGGTCTTTTTCCAAGGGGAAAGCGATGCCGTGATTGTGAAAGGTCTGGTTTCGTTGCTTATAAATGTTCTTTCGGGTCATACACCGGATGAAATATTGAATTCGGAATTGTATTTTATCGAGAAAATCGGTCTGAAGGAGCATTTGTCTCCGACCCGTTCAAACGGACTGTTGTCGATGGTGAAGCAGATGCATCTTTATGCGTTAGCTTTTAAAGTCAAGAATGAGAAATAA
- a CDS encoding gamma-glutamyl-gamma-aminobutyrate hydrolase family protein, which yields MEKGNYPTDLDSLFRIIDEEICCSEDSKKPLIGITTYTKEGASCVANLYVNSVIKAGGSPVLIPLCDDIALLSGIVARLDGLLLTGGGDISPLFLNEEPHPKLQDVDLSRDCWEIAVLRMASLRQIPIFGICRGHQLINAVFGGKNYQDIPSQHLGEAIQHSQKQPREFVSHTVTVKPDTLLASLIGEGRIAVNSIHHQGVWEVAPGFIESAVAPDGVNEGMESKTASIFSVQWHPEGLVCAGNKKMLNLFVHLVKEAEIYARAKNFHLRHVSLDSHCDTPMFFPDKIDIGIRDTRLKVDLPKMRDGQIDAECMVAYLPQKERDDVALEAATRKADAILNELKRQISVHQDRVGQAFSRKDLIELKRVGKKAVFLGIENGYAIGKDISNLSRFRDMGVVYMTLCHNGNNDICDSASGEPEHNGLSDFGKSVVREMNRIGMMVDLSHASEKSFYDALEVSSAPIIASHSSCRAICDHRRNLTDEQIVALARHGGVVQICLYLNFLTSKENTDVKCIVEHINHVVKLVGVDYVGIGSDFDGGGGIPGCDAANELINITKELIRQGYSENDLAKIWGGNFLRVMDQVQRVY from the coding sequence ATGGAAAAAGGAAATTATCCTACCGATTTGGATAGTCTTTTTAGAATAATAGATGAAGAGATTTGTTGTTCGGAGGATTCCAAAAAACCTTTGATCGGTATAACTACATATACGAAAGAGGGGGCTTCTTGTGTCGCTAATCTTTATGTAAATTCGGTTATTAAGGCCGGCGGCAGCCCGGTACTTATTCCATTGTGTGATGATATTGCCTTGTTGTCGGGGATTGTAGCTCGTTTGGACGGGTTGCTGCTAACAGGAGGAGGGGATATTTCTCCTTTGTTTTTGAATGAAGAGCCTCATCCGAAACTTCAAGATGTGGATTTGTCTCGGGATTGTTGGGAGATTGCAGTGTTACGTATGGCTTCTTTAAGGCAAATTCCGATCTTTGGAATTTGTAGAGGACATCAGTTGATTAATGCTGTGTTCGGAGGAAAAAATTATCAGGATATTCCGAGCCAACATTTAGGAGAGGCCATTCAGCATTCCCAGAAACAGCCCCGCGAATTCGTGTCGCATACGGTTACCGTAAAGCCGGATACTTTGTTGGCTTCATTGATCGGTGAGGGACGTATAGCTGTAAATTCTATTCATCATCAAGGGGTGTGGGAAGTTGCTCCGGGATTTATCGAGAGCGCAGTTGCGCCTGATGGTGTCAATGAAGGCATGGAGTCTAAAACAGCGTCTATTTTTAGTGTGCAGTGGCATCCTGAAGGTTTGGTGTGTGCCGGCAATAAGAAGATGTTGAATTTGTTTGTTCATTTGGTTAAAGAGGCGGAAATATATGCTCGAGCGAAAAATTTTCATCTTCGACATGTCTCATTAGATTCTCATTGTGATACTCCTATGTTTTTCCCTGATAAGATAGATATAGGGATCAGGGATACACGCTTGAAGGTCGATTTGCCTAAGATGAGGGACGGGCAGATCGATGCGGAATGTATGGTGGCTTATTTGCCTCAGAAGGAACGGGATGATGTTGCTCTTGAAGCTGCTACCCGAAAGGCTGATGCTATATTGAATGAATTGAAACGCCAGATTTCCGTACATCAGGATAGGGTCGGACAGGCATTTTCAAGAAAAGATCTTATTGAATTGAAACGAGTCGGGAAGAAGGCTGTTTTTTTAGGGATTGAAAATGGGTATGCTATCGGAAAAGATATTTCTAATTTGTCTCGTTTCAGGGATATGGGAGTCGTATATATGACTCTGTGCCATAATGGGAATAACGACATTTGCGATTCTGCCAGCGGTGAACCTGAGCATAATGGATTGAGTGATTTCGGGAAAAGTGTGGTGCGAGAGATGAATCGGATAGGAATGATGGTGGATCTTTCTCATGCTTCGGAAAAATCTTTTTATGATGCGTTGGAAGTGAGTTCAGCTCCGATTATAGCATCGCATTCATCATGCCGTGCTATTTGTGACCATCGGCGAAATTTGACTGATGAGCAGATCGTTGCTTTAGCCCGCCACGGAGGTGTTGTCCAGATTTGTTTGTATTTGAATTTTCTCACTTCAAAGGAGAATACTGATGTAAAATGTATCGTAGAGCATATCAATCATGTTGTAAAACTGGTGGGTGTGGATTATGTCGGCATTGGCTCTGATTTTGACGGAGGAGGGGGAATTCCGGGATGTGATGCCGCAAATGAGTTGATAAATATTACTAAAGAATTGATTCGGCAGGGATATTCGGAGAACGATCTTGCAAAAATATGGGGAGGGAACTTTTTGCGTGTGATGGATCAGGTGCAACGGGTTTATTGA